The stretch of DNA AAGGGACTGAGAAGTCCGAAGGGAGGACAGATGACGGTCGCCAGCCTAGATGACCAGCACAACCCAGCATTAGCGCAAGTCGAACAACCCAAGCCGGAAGAAGCCAAGCTAGAGGAACTCTACCCCGCGCCCGTGAAAACGGTAGAGGCAGGCAGTCCTGCCGAGCGTGCAGGCGTGCGCCCCGGCGACTTTTTGCTGCGTGTTAACGGGGCCGCCGTGACCGATGTGCTGGCCTACCGCCACGCCTTATCGCTGGGCAAGGCCACGCTGGAGATGGCCCGTCCGGTGGCTGCACCTCAGGTCATGACCGGCGTTCCTGGCACGGCGCAGGATCATCACCGCCTGTTTATGCCGCAGGAGCCGGGGCTGGGCGAGACATTCTTCTTTGATGTGGAATGGGAAGACCCCGGCCTGGATTTTGAGGAAGTGCTGTTCGACGGCATCAAGAAGTGCGCCAATAAGTGCGATTTTTGCTACGTGCATCAGATGCCCAGAGGCTTCCGCAAGAGCCTCTACATCATGGACGACGATTACCGCCTGTCTTTTCTGTACGGCTCGTTCGTCACGCTGACCAATCTCACCGAGGGCGACATCAACCGAATCTTGGATGAGAACCTGTCGCCGCTGTACGTGTCGGTGCATACAGCCAATCAGGAACTCCGCCAAGACCTGATGCGCTGGTGGAAACTGAAGGTCAAAGACCCGCAGGCCGTACAGATTCGCGGCATGATCGAGCGGCTGGAAAGCATCGATCTGTACACCCAGATCGTGCTGGTGCCGGGGCGCAATGACCGCGAACACTTGGACGATACGGTGGAATACCTGTCCAGCCGCCCCAACGTCCTCAGCGCGGCGGTGGTGCCCATCGGCCTGACCTCGCACCGCACCAACCTGCCCGACGTGCGGACGTTTACCCGTGAAGACGCGCAGGACAGCCTGAAACGCCTCAACATCTGGCGCAAGAAGTTCCTGAACGAGCGCGGCACACGCTTTATCTTTCCGTCTGACGAGTTGTACCTGTTGGCCGGAGAACCGCTGCCCAGCGAGGAAGAATACGAAGGCTTCCCCATGCTGGAAAACGGCGTGGGCATGATCCGCGACTTCCTGACGGGCGGGATGGACGCCGAGTTGCCCGCCGCACTGCCCCAGCCCAAGCGCGTCATTCTGGCGACTGGCGCACTGTTTGCTGAGTCCTTGGATCTGGCCGTAGAGCCGCTGCGGGCCATCGAGGGCCTGACGCTGGAAGTGCGGGCCGTTGAAAACAAGACCTTCGGCAAAGTGACGACGGTGGCGGGCCTGCTGACTGGGCGCTGTTTCCGGCACGCTGTCAAGCCTGGTGAGGCCGATTTGCTGCTGGTGCCGCCCACCACGCTGCGCTACGGCACCGAACTGATGCTGGACGACACCAGCCTGACCGAACTCCGCAAGGAATTTAAAATGGACGTGCAGGCGGGCGGGGCCACCTTGGGCGAGTTGGCCCGCGTGATCCTCAGTGCGGCCACCAGCAGCGGCCACCAGTGGGGCATGAGTGCCCACG from Deinococcus sp. QL22 encodes:
- a CDS encoding DUF512 domain-containing protein, yielding MTVASLDDQHNPALAQVEQPKPEEAKLEELYPAPVKTVEAGSPAERAGVRPGDFLLRVNGAAVTDVLAYRHALSLGKATLEMARPVAAPQVMTGVPGTAQDHHRLFMPQEPGLGETFFFDVEWEDPGLDFEEVLFDGIKKCANKCDFCYVHQMPRGFRKSLYIMDDDYRLSFLYGSFVTLTNLTEGDINRILDENLSPLYVSVHTANQELRQDLMRWWKLKVKDPQAVQIRGMIERLESIDLYTQIVLVPGRNDREHLDDTVEYLSSRPNVLSAAVVPIGLTSHRTNLPDVRTFTREDAQDSLKRLNIWRKKFLNERGTRFIFPSDELYLLAGEPLPSEEEYEGFPMLENGVGMIRDFLTGGMDAELPAALPQPKRVILATGALFAESLDLAVEPLRAIEGLTLEVRAVENKTFGKVTTVAGLLTGRCFRHAVKPGEADLLLVPPTTLRYGTELMLDDTSLTELRKEFKMDVQAGGATLGELARVILSAATSSGHQWGMSAHAVKDSGKSDTVQIQVAEQGMRGQA